ctTGTTTAGGTGACAGTGGTGCGCAGAGAAGAATTCCAGCAAAGGTGATGTGGTACCTGCCGATAATTGACCGGTTGAAGCGTATATACTCTAACCCTAGGGATGCGGAACTGATGCGATGGCGCGATGGCATTCAGAACAGCGTCTTGGACATATGCTGAACTTAGTAAGACTAAACTTTGGCACATATGCTGAACTTAGTAAGACTAACCTTTGGCGCATGCGTCTTGGACATATGAGTGAACTCGGTATGGCAGAATTGGCGAAGAGAAACCTCCTGGATGGCTGTATTGCTAATGGCATGAAGTTCTGCGAGCATTGTGTTTTTGGGAAGCACAAGAGGGTAAAATTCACTACCTAAGATTAGTCATTAGATAATAGGAACTGAACCAGCCAGCACTCCTCGTATCGGGAGACCTCCGCTACCTTAGCATATCACAAAGAGGAAACCGGTGCGGGCCTTTTTCCGCTATCCCCATCCTGGAGGATAGGGTAGTGGACGGCTTACAGGTCCCGGTGCGGATAGCCTAAGTGTGGAGATCTAGTATCGGCTAGAGCCTCCAATAGGTACTAATGTTCCTTCTATACATACCAGCACCTTCTTTCTCCCCGAGCTCGAGCCAACCATTTGACCGAGAGCTTGGGTTCTTCAAGCTCATGGCGCATTAGAGGGAGGTGCTGCccgatttctctatttttttattgaTGCTCATCCAAGTATTATAAAGGTTAGCAACTTCATTCTCTCTTCTCTCATGGTTAGTATGCTATGTTTCTACTTTGTAGTTGGAAAAATTGTGATTTCTTAGAATGagagatttttttatttatacatGCATTTTCTTGGGGATTTCACTCATCCAAGTGTTCTAAAGGTTAGCAATTCCATCCTCTCTTAATTAATGGTTAGTTTGCTAGTTGTTATGCTTTGTAGCTAGAGTAATTTATGGTTTTTTTAAATCATGGGAAATGGAGATATTTCTTATCTATGTATTAAAGATAAACTTCATGAGGGGATATTTTTGGATAGATTGCTACATCTTACATTTGCATTATTTATGGTTAGTTTTCAATTTTTATTGAACGTGTGAATGCGAATTTTTAAATTGAATAATTATGTAAAATGTGAAATATCTCATTAGTGAATGTGAAACGTTAGTTCTTTTCATTTGAATGTGAAATGTGAATGTTATTATTCTATTTGAATGTGAAATGTGAACGTGTGAATGTGAAATTTCAAATTGAATGTTTTATTGAAAGTGAAAAAAGATGCATACTTGGTATTTATTTTGTGatatgaatgaattattttgacactctaatgatgtattaattcaggctcacattgaaaccatcgagaagtaaTAAAAGATCTTTATTTCAGAACATATATCTATCATTAACCTTAACCATGTGGTGATAACATTGTCATTCAAGGCTAATATGATATCCGCAACACGACGTGATATAAGGACATAATGAAAGAGTACAGCCTTGGTCCGAATGAAGAAATCCTTACCTCTGAGCAAGGTGAGGATGCCACCGTTTGGACCAAGGCTATACTCCTCCATCACGTCCTTATACCGTATCGTGTCGTGGATATCAATATTGGCTCTGAATGACAGTGTCGTCATCGCTGGGTCAAGGTTAATGATAGATACATGttctaaaataaaaaaaatttattcctCGATGGTTTTAGCAGATTTGGTCTGAAACAAAGTTGTGAAGCTTTTATTTAAGGGCCGGGGTAGGTTGGCTGGCCTCATTATTGTTGGAGATACAACCGGAGAAGGAAGCCCACATTTGAGAAGCATGTTTCAAAAGCTAAACAAGTGAGGGGCACAAAATAGTACAGTACTACTTTCTCATTATCCTGTTCTTAGTCTGGTTCCAGTGCCACGAAAGACTGCATGCGTATTACTACTTTCTCATGGTTCTGCTCTTCTTCTCTAGTTCTCTTGCAAACAAGCGCGAACTATTCTCGACAGCAGGCCAGCAGCAGAATTTGTTATCACGTCGACTGTTCAGAATTCAGAAGTTCAGGACTGTTGGAATGCTCAATGCACAGTAAAGTTGAAGCATCTCCGTCCGAATCTAATTCATGGATAGATTCCTTCAGTGCTGGATCCAACAGGCAACAGCTGCTACTATGAACTGACAGTTGAAGATTCGGCTGATTGTGTCGTCAGGTGTAGCGATAAGCATCAGGAGCTGAATCCCTTGCCCGGTCAGTTTCAGTCTACGAATCACCGATACGTCTGGATGGTCGCCGTACCCGTATCCGATACGCCCCGATACTCCGATACGTCCCGATACGCCCCGATACGCCCCGATACGCGTATCGGATTAATTcgatttaaaaataaattatttaattcgcGATACGCGTCCGATACTCGGCGATACGTCCATCCGATACGTTGGGCTGTAATATCTCATTTTGAAGCCCAGCTCAAGATGAAGCCCATCAAAATATCAACACCGGCCCATCCAAAAACCTAGGTACTAAAACTCCCTCTCTACCTCACTCCGCACACCACATCCacacaccagcgccgccgccgtcgctggctACTCTGTGCTCTCTTCTGCGCTGCCGTGCTGCCGTCCGCCCGTCCCAGTCCCTTGCGCCGGCGGCTGGGAGCGAGCGCCGAGCGGCCAAGCACCTCCGCCTGGATCTGGATCTACAGCCGGCGCATCTCATCAACGGGGAACGTGCTGTTCGGGACGGCCGGGACGAGGAAGGACAGCTCCGCGAGATCTTCGACGTGCTAGGCTACCCGGACGAGAGGACGTGGCCGTGGTTCTCGTCCACGCCGTTCGCCATCGAGTGGCTGCCGTTAGACTACAGGTAACTTGGGTTCATTTTGTTTGTTCGTTTCTTTTGCTGCTATTGCTAGTCTGCTAGCCTGcgattgagtttttttttcccatGACTTGCATCTCGTTGTAGACCCTGTGCGAGAGGTAGATAAATGGATTTGAGTTGTTCATGTCTTGCATTTCGTTGTAGATAATACGTTACAAAGCATGGCTAGTTCAAGTGCAAGTGGAAGTTCAACTTCTCCTTCTCCATCACCTAATCCCAGTGCCCCTACTGGTAGTGCACAAGTTGATCCCAATCCTTCTGACGAGAGATTGCGTAAAACTCCTCTGTGGAGGCATGTTAAATTACTTGAAAAGAATGCTTCTTCTGGAGGAAATGCAAAATCTCAGTGCTTGTATTGTGATCACATTATTCCTGGGAGTTACTTTAGAGTAAGAGCACATCTCATGAGGGAACCTGGTAAAGGCACATCAATTTGTGGTGCTGCCACACCAGAGATGGTGGACCAGTtccgcaaagaagaagaagcagcacGAGTTAGTGCTGATGGAAGCTCAAGGAGGAGTGTTCCCATGCCAGTGCAGCTCTCTGCCTTAGCATCATCCTCTGGATTGTTGCCGCCAACAGGATCTAAGGCATcatcaaagaagaaaaaacaatcTGGTATTTTGGAGAGTTTCCACATTgaactccgacaaatggctgaTGCAATTATTGCAAGAATGTTCTACACAGGAGGTTTGTTGTtgtattatttattttcttattcTCAAATTGCAATCTGGTATTTTTGATTCTTAGCTGCTAAAATAGTTTGTTTCTTTGGATTTGCAGGCGTTCCTTTCAACTTGGCAAGAAACCCAAACTATCGGGCTGCATTCAACTTTGTGGCAACACATGAAATGGGTGGGTATACCCCTCCTGGAATCAACAAGTTGAGAACAACTCTCCTGCAACAAGAGAAGACTAATGTGGAGAAGCTGCTTGAACCCATCAAGAGCACCTGGTCCACAAAAGGGGTGACAATTGCAGCTGATGGTTGGACTGATTCTCAGAGAAGGCCCCTTTTGAACTTCATTGCTGTGACAGAGAGCGGTCCAATGTTCTTGAAATGTGAAAACACTGAAGGAAAGGCAAAGACCAAGGAGTACATTTCTGCCCTCTTGATTGAGGTTATTGAAATGTGAAAACACTGAAGGAAAGGCAAAGACCAAGGATAAATTTCAGAAGAGAGGAACAATTGCCTTAGGAAGCTTTTTCCAGTTACAGAAGAGCTTAGGAGAGTTAAACAACAGTTCGCTGATTACTCACTGAAAAGAGGCATCTTTAGTTTACCTGATTCAATTGATGACAGAGCTCATTTTGATCCACTGCAATGGTGGGGCATCTATGGGTCTAGGACCCCAGAGTTGAAAGAATTAGCTTTTAAGCTGCTTGGGCAGccagcttcttcttcttgctgcgAGAGAAACTGGAGCACATACAGTTTTATCCATAACCTGAGAAGAAACAGGCTCACACCTGAACGTGCTGAGGATTTAGTGTTTGTGCATAACAACTTACGTCTTCTTTCAAGGTGTAGTGATGAGTATCTCACAGGGCCAACACAAATGTGGGATGTTGGGGGAGATGGCTTTGAGACATTTGATGGTGTCGGTATTCTTCAAGCTGCTAATCTCACTTTGGATGAGCCGGAGTTTGAGGTTATGATTGCAGAAGATGATTGAACTTTAGCATGAAGAGATAGCATGCATAATCCTTTGATTTGGCCTTGTGCCTTGTATCTCTATGTTATGTAGTACACTATGTGGTTGTGTTTGGCTGTTTGCCTCTCCATCTTAAACTACTTGCTATGACCTTGCCTATTATTTATCTTGCGTTGTCAGGACTACTTGCTATATGTTTATTGAATATTCTATTATGTTTattgagaaaaatagaaaaaaataatttatatttatatatttgaCGTATCGGCGTATCGTGGTTTTTGGAGATTTGCCGTATCGCCGTATCGGCGTACCCGTATCGCCGTACCCGTATCGCGTATCGGTGAAACATAGGTTTCAGTGCTCGGTGTAGAGACGATTGCAGAGCACCAACAGACTACAAAATCTGCAGAGACGATCCTGTAAATTCCACGCTGCTCGGTCGCCATCGCAGAGCGAGCTGGTAGTCTGCGCGCGTGCGTGAAGTTGCCGGCGGGCTAGAAGAGGGAGGAGTGGCACTGGGAGTGCACAACGCCAGTGCACGGTGGACGCGGACGCCGGCGGCATGCAGCAGAGCATGAGGAGCGGTTGTGCAGACGCCTTCGCTTCATCACGGACATGGGTGGGGCGCGTCCGAGCGTCCCGGGGCGCCGCGCGCGCTACCTCCGGCGTGCAGGCGAGAGCCGGCGGTAAGTGTTTGCAGAAATGCCGCGGGCAACGAGAGCCATCCGTAGTGTTTGTTATTCCTCGTCAGGCTCGGAACCGGAACCCAGAGAGACCATGGTCTCGCATTGCTTGGTTGGCCGGCGAGGAAGACAAGGCCAGCGATAACTCAGAAACCAGAGAGGCCATGGTCGCATTGTCCAGATACATTCATGTCAGCGAACCACCTTGGTTTCTGAGTTCTCGATGCTCTGttgccgtgtgtttggttgcgggaTCAGTGGGTGGGGTTGGTTCCAACCCTCATTTTGAGAACGaagccaatccatccattgtttAGTTGCAGATTTGATTTTAGAGATGGAGTCAACCCATCACATGTTTGGTTGAGGGAATTGGAATACGGGTTGGATGGCAACACTAACTCCGTTAGTGGGCCCCACATATCAGActcctctctctccatctcctccctctccactcGCCCGGCGCGCCCCgtcccgccgctgccggccacctcgcccccccccccccccccggcagcGCCTCCTCACCCCGTCGCCCGGACCTCGCCACCACCGCTGGATCCGCGCCcaagctcgccgctgccgctggaTCCGCGCACGGCCGAGCTCGGGGCCGCCGGATCCACACGCGGCACCGGCCCTCCACCGCCacgggcgagctccgccgccgccggcctcggccGCCACGGACGCGCTCCGCccgcgggcgagctccgccgccgaggGCGCGAGCATGCGCGGGCGAGCTCGGCCGCCACGGACGCACTCCGCCCGCGGGCGCGAGCTGCCGCGGGCGAcaaggacgggcggcgcgggtcgGAGGCGAttcggcggcgggcagcgcggttggaggcggtggaggcggcgggcggcgggtgcTGATGGAGCTGACAGAAGAGGCACGGACGGGAGTGGGTTCGCTTCGTCCGCCATTTTCTGAGAGACGGGGTGAACCCGCATCTGGAGGGAATATTCCCCTCTGGAGCCAACCCAACCCTTTTATCTTCCATCCAAACAACCGCGGGGACGGGTCCGCTCCGACCTGGCTCATCCCGCTCTTCAACCAAACATACGGTTGGTTGGGTAGTATTATTAAGCTCACTATTTGTTCTCGGAAAATTCTTCGGTGGACACAAGGGCAGGTGCGCACGGTGTAGTTGAGCGACGCGTGGATCTTGTTATAGGATGGGCTAATTAGTTAAGACGCAAGTTACTTTTCCACTTTTCCATCATTCGATAACACACCTAGGTGGCCTATAACCAGTAGGGTGTTCACGGGAGCAGCTTTCCTCGAGATAGTGGTTGTAGCGGGTGTAGTGGTGACCATGCGCACTAGCTTTTACAAGATATATTTTCTCAGCTGCTTTTACCAGTCGCACTATATGAGCACTATGGTCAGATGGTGAGTGCACATCAATGCGTCAGATAGTGACGATCCAGCCATCGTTATCATTGCTACCTGCTACGCGTGTTGCGTGCCTCTGGTCGCCTGCTCcccgccacccccccccccccccccccccccaaccctgCCGCGCATCAATATATTCGTGTGTCTGTGAACCACCTTGTACTGCATTTAGGCTTGGTAAACTCTCACCGCCGGGAGTCAAATACTAGAAGCAGGAATGTTACTATGATACTGATTTGTGTTCCTTAACAATGGTAACATGGGGCTGTTGCTCCTGGTCAGAAAAAGAGTACTCTTCTAATAGTAGTGGGTGGTTCACATAGAGGTGTAACTTCGGTTGTTTTAGAAAAAGTACGGACCGTCATTGCAGACTAAGAACATGATAATTTATTTCTTAGACTGTCTCCAGCGTCATCTAAGTGTACTAATTATGCCTCTAAGTCAAAATTACCATTTAGCAGTAGTATTCCAAAAATTACATCATCATATGCATGATCAACCTGTATATTTATTTCATAAATATTGGCATGCAAGTTTCATAGTGCTTCACTTTTCTTTCACAtttccaaaaaaatatataaacacCTATCTGAATTCGTCTTCTGTCCCTATTTCTTCCCACATCACTATTATTTTATCTAGATGTGCTTTGCATCCCACACCAGTATTTCTTATTTCTTTGTCATTTACAATAGGTCAGAGAATTGGGGTTTGTTTCGATGATCTTCTATTCAGTGTATTATATTGATTTGTTCTGTGCAGTAGCTACCTTTCACAACATATAATCAAGCAACATTGGAAATATAGCTAGACATGGTCTCCACATTCCAAGTGGCATTGGAGTTACAGCTTGCCATTGTCTTTTGTGCTCTGGATCATAGTTTGATGGACTCATTAACCAAACATTTGTCTGTTCTTCTCATTATGATATACATATTTAACCAAACGATGCGGCGCCTCCCGTTAATTACTGCTGACCATCATGGCC
The genomic region above belongs to Panicum virgatum strain AP13 chromosome 8N, P.virgatum_v5, whole genome shotgun sequence and contains:
- the LOC120685190 gene encoding uncharacterized protein LOC120685190; the protein is MASSSASGSSTSPSPSPNPSAPTGSAQVDPNPSDERLRKTPLWRHVKLLEKNASSGGNAKSQCLYCDHIIPGSYFRVRAHLMREPGKGTSICGAATPEMVDQFRKEEEAARVSADGSSRRSVPMPVQLSALASSSGLLPPTGSKASSKKKKQSGILESFHIELRQMADAIIARMFYTGGVPFNLARNPNYRAAFNFVATHEMGGYTPPGINKLRTTLLQQEKTNVEKLLEPIKSTWSTKGVTIAADGWTDSQRRPLLNFIAVTESGPMFLKCENTEGKAKTKEYISALLIEVIEMCSDEYLTGPTQMWDVGGDGFETFDGVGILQAANLTLDEPEFEVMIAEDD